AAAAATCCCCCGCACGTCTGTTTCACGTGCGGGGGTTTCCATGTACCCTGCCTTGACCGGATGCATCCGGCCTGGCTTATTTCTTGCGTGCTACCGCTTCGATCTCGACCAGCGCGTCCTTCGGCAGACGGGCTACCTCAACGGCACTGCGGGCCGGGTAAGGCTCGGTGAAGAAGGTGCTGTACACCTCGTTAACCGCCGCGAAATCATTCATATCCTTCAGATACACGGTTGTCTTCACCACTTGATCCATTGATGCTCCGGCCTCTTCCAGGATGGCCTTCACATTGTTAAGCGACTGGCGTGCCTGCTCCTGCACACTGCCCGGCAGTTCCGCCGTCTGCGGGTCCATTCCGAGCTGGCCTGAAGTGTAGACCCAGTTGCCGGCAACAATCGCCTGGCTGTAAGGACCGATCGCTCCTGGAGCTTTGTTTGTAGCTACTTGTTTTTTGGTCATAGTGAACGCCTCCTGCATGCTGTACGCGGCCTGTAGACCGCTATGTACATTCTAAATCGTATGCTTATTGTAAGTCCTGGGGTCTGCAGTTTGCAAACCCTGCTGCCCAGCTAATGCTTGCCGATCACATGAATGACTTCATTCGTGTAGATATGCACGCCGCCTGTATCGGCCAGAGCAATATTCATCATCGCCCGCGCAACCGTGGCTGCTGGAATGGCCCGGAACTTCGCAGCCTTGCCTACCATGGCGAAATCCAGCGCCTTCATCAGCACAGCCGCTGCGCGTTCACCCAGCCTGAATTCTGCCCGGTCGCCCAGCAGCAGCGAAGGCCGGAACAGATGCAGGCCGTGGAATCCGGCAGCAATCAGACCCTCCTCCGTCCGCCCCTTTATCCGGCTATAGAAGGTGCGCGATTTGGCACTGGCTCCCATAGAGGACACAGCCAGGAACTGCTTCACGTTATGCTCTTTGGCCAGGGTCGCAGCGGCAAGCGGGTACTCCAGATCTACCCGTTCGAACTGCTCCTGCGAGCCCGCCTGCTTAATCGTCGTTCCCAGGCAGCAGAATACTGCATATACACCGGCGAATTGCTCGCTGTATTGCTCAAGCCGGTCCCAATCCACTTGAATCTGTCTCAGCTTGGGATGCTCAAGCGCAAGCGGACGGCGGACCAGTACACGGACCTCGTCCCAATTCCCGCCCAGCAGGTCCCGGGTCAGCGCACTGCCGACCAGACCTGTAGCACCCAGTACCAGTGCAATTCTTGTCACCGAAATAGCCCCCTTATATTCCTCCTTATTCATCCCGCAGAATACGGCGGCCCAGCAGCAGTGCCAGCAGAATCATCAGCACGCCTACCACTAACTGCATGCCGTAGATCTGCATCCACTGGGGCCATTCCTTAATCCATTCATAGATACGGCCGCCCAGCAGCGGACCGAAGAAGGCCGCCAGACCGGTAAGCGCCGCATACATCGCCATATACATCGGCCGTTCGCGCTTCGGTGTATCACCAATAATGAAGTTGAAGGCGAGCTGGTTGAAGCCGCCCACGCCCACGCCGAACACAATATGGGCTGCGAATAATACAGGAAGCATCGGCAGCACGGACAAGAGCCCCCAAATCAGGGAAGAGACCGCGATAATCGGCAAGGTCCAGAGCAGCAGCTTCTTGTTACTGTGCCTGGCGTTCAGGTTGCCCCATACATAGAAGCTGGCCATCATGAAGACCGTCTGCGCCACATTCAGCAGGGAGAGCTTCTCATAATTGATATTCAGCAGCTGCAGCATGACATAGGAATATAGCGGTACGGTCAGGTTCTGCAGCAACAGCCAAGCAGACAGGAACAGCGTGGATTTCATGAACAGTTTGTCCTGAAGCGGCTTCCTGAGCATCGGCAGGAAGGCCTTCTCTTCGGATTTCTCAAACGGCACATCCGGGTAGAAGAAGAACACCACAATGTTCGAGATCGAGAAAATCCACACTACAATATACAGGATAAGGAATCCGTGTCCGCCCGGGTAACGGTCAAGAATAATACCGCCCCCGTACATCACCAGGCTTCCCAGCGCATTAAGGAACGTATTACGAATGCCGAAATACCGGCCCCGGACCCTTGCAGGCACCAGGTCACTGATGACGGAGTTCCAGAGCACACCACCTGCGGTGTTCGCAATGAAAGCAATGGTATACAGAACGATGAAGGCGGTAACCCAGTGCTCTTGTGGAAAAATAAACGGAACCAGGCCCGTAGATCCCCACAAGAGACGGTGTAAGCCAATAAAAGTCACGAGCGCCCACTTGCGGCTCGGCAGCTTCTGGATCAGGAAGGCCACACCGATCTGTGCGACGTTCACCAGCGTAGTAAGCGCCAGGACAAATCCGATCTGACTGGAGCTGGCACCCAGGTATAACAGGAATCCTGTAAGAAATTGGCCTTGCAGCAGCACCTGGAATATGGTGGATGGTATCCCCTCAAAGGTAGCGATCTGCAGATTCTTGCGGTGTACGGAGGCCTTGCGCAAATCCTTGGAACGGTTCCGCAGCGGCCGGCTTCTCATGATGTTCATGGGGGAATGACTCTCCTTTGATGCGGCTTTTGCTTCATTCTACTCAGCACCAGGTTCCTGTCAATACACCGAAATCACAAATAAAGTTGGAGCTGCGGGGATTAGACGGACGCGCCTGAATGCAGAGGTAAATGTAAGGAGAATATACTGCCCTGGCCTTCCTGGCTATGCAGGGTAATGAATCCGCCCAGGAGCCTGGCCAGATCATTGCTGATAGACAGACCCAGTCCCGTACCGCCATACTTGCGGCTGACATTGATATCCGCCTGTTCAAAGGCCTCAAAGATCAGATCATGCTTCTCCGGGGGAATGCCGATTCCGGTATCCTGCACCTCAAAGGCAATCCACTTCTGCGAAGCAGCCCCCTCCTGACGTTCCACTACACGGATATTCATAGTGACCCCGCCAGTCATCGTGAATTTGAACGCATTCGAGAGCAGATTGCGCAGAATCTGCTGCACCCGCTGGGGGTCCGTGTAGATTACGGCCGGCACCCCTTCGTCCAGAGAGACACTGAAGGTGAGCTGCTTCTGTCTGGCTAAGACGCCGAACTGCTGAACGAGCAGATCAGGGACCTCGCTGGTATTTAAATCCTCTATAATAATATCCAGCTTCCCGGCCTCCACCTTGGACAGATCGAGAATATCATTGATGAGTGACAGAAGATCCTCCCCCGATCGGTGAATGATCCCGCCATATTCAGCAAGCTCCTCCGCACTCAGGGACTCATCGCCTTCTTCAATCATCTGGGACAGATTGATAATGCTGTTGAGCGGGGTTCTTAGTTCATGGGACATGTTCGCCAGGAACTCCGATTTGAACTGTGAGGCGAGCATGAGCTGCTTGGCTCTTTCCTCGAGCACAATTTTATTCTTATGCAGCTCCTCCGTCTGCTCGGACAACAGCTCATTCGCTCTTACGATCTGTCCGGTACGCATCAGGTCCAGATGGAAATCCCGGATGATCAGGGCGAACAGAGCACTGAGGACAAGGCCTGCGGGAAAGGTAACCGGCAGAATCTTCGTTATGTAATCATGTGTGGGAATGACCCCAAATACGGCAATATTCAGCACATTTACTACATTGACTACCAAGATGGTGCCAATCCCCTTATACATCACAGAGGAAGACGAACGCTTCATCCATAGGCTTAGAGCGGCACAGACAAAGCCCAGGATCGTCAGATTCAGCACGCCTACCAGCGCTGCCTCGTTCACTCCGAAGGTCAGGCGCGTAAGCCCGGTTGCGATTCCGATGATAATCAGGACCACGGGCTGGGGGTAAGCCAGGGTTGAGATGATAAGCGGTACGTACCGCAGGTCAAATATGACATGCTCATTCAATCTGTAGCCGAAAAAGGTGCTGATCCACCCCGCGAAGACCGCGAGCAGCACCCAGCTTATTCTTTTTACAGTCTCGGATGCGTGGGTTACGGTGTACTTGTATATTAGATTCGCCAGATACGACAGCGTGATCAGTAAGGCTGTATTCACAAAAAAGATTTTGACATATTCCATGGCTTCACTCCTGCAGCGAAAATAAGTTCACAATAATATTTATAGTATCATACTGGAGGAATGAAAACATGAAGCATGAGGGCCATTGCATATGTATATGTATGAGAGTGAAGGCTGCCGCATGTCCGGAAGACAGCAAAAGAGCGCAAATCAGATCTGATTTGCGCTCTTTCATTGCCTTTTATCGTTAACTGCTGATTAGCTGCGGTGGGAGGACTCCCATTTATGGTACTCCGCTTCGGCTTCATCCTTAGAATGGCCGTAACGCTCCTGCAGCTTGCCTACCAGCTTGTCTTTTTCACCGTCGATGATATCCAGATCGTCATCTGTCAGCTTGCCCCATTGCTTCTTGGCTTCACCTTTAATCTGTAACCATTTGCCCTTAATCACATTGTTATCCACTACAAGCTCATCTCCTTAGTTGTCAAATTTAATGTCTGGCGAAAGCTTATAATTACTTGTGATCTATTACCCCTATGACTTTTCGCTGAATCGCCCTGGAGTTCAGGGGCTGCACCTACAACCGGGTGAAACCATGCAGAATAACTCAACTTTTGTCACATAAAAGTCTTTATAAAAAGCTATTCAACTATCTTAAAATTTGATATACTTCAGAAGTAAATTTATTTATGATTTAAGTGATTATTTTCACATGATAGTTCCATAGCTTGTGCTAAAATGCCATCGAAGAAGAAACGATATGATTAAATTTTTTCTTATTGTCTGCCGATATATGTCGTATGCCTGCTACAAAAAGGGACTTAAGACCGAGATGAGAGTGACATTTATCATTTATAAAGTGATTTTTATCACTTCCACCGCTATTAAAATGTTTTACATTTTAATATATATATTTTAAACTATTTTCTTGGAGGTCATATCAAAATGAAAAAAGCTTCTGTAATCTTGTCGAGCGCACTGGTGCTGGGTACTTTACTCGCTGGTTGTGGCAACAGCAACAAAGCTGAGAATGCAGCTGCAACAACTGCACCTGTAGCAACTGCTACTGCCGCAGCTGAAGCAACTACTGCACCTGCAGCCGAAACAGGCAAGTACCAGGACGGAACCTACTACGGTACAGTGGATGCCGATCCAGAAACTGGCTGGCAGACCTTTACACAACTGACTGTAGAAGGCGGCAAAATCACCAAAGCTGACTGGAATGCTTTCAACGTTAAAAAAGCGGGCGATTTGAAGAAAAAAGTATCTGAAGACGGCAACTACGGCCTGGTAAAAATC
The sequence above is a segment of the Paenibacillus sp. FSL R7-0204 genome. Coding sequences within it:
- a CDS encoding ATP-binding protein, yielding MEYVKIFFVNTALLITLSYLANLIYKYTVTHASETVKRISWVLLAVFAGWISTFFGYRLNEHVIFDLRYVPLIISTLAYPQPVVLIIIGIATGLTRLTFGVNEAALVGVLNLTILGFVCAALSLWMKRSSSSVMYKGIGTILVVNVVNVLNIAVFGVIPTHDYITKILPVTFPAGLVLSALFALIIRDFHLDLMRTGQIVRANELLSEQTEELHKNKIVLEERAKQLMLASQFKSEFLANMSHELRTPLNSIINLSQMIEEGDESLSAEELAEYGGIIHRSGEDLLSLINDILDLSKVEAGKLDIIIEDLNTSEVPDLLVQQFGVLARQKQLTFSVSLDEGVPAVIYTDPQRVQQILRNLLSNAFKFTMTGGVTMNIRVVERQEGAASQKWIAFEVQDTGIGIPPEKHDLIFEAFEQADINVSRKYGGTGLGLSISNDLARLLGGFITLHSQEGQGSIFSLHLPLHSGASV
- a CDS encoding MFS transporter, producing MNIMRSRPLRNRSKDLRKASVHRKNLQIATFEGIPSTIFQVLLQGQFLTGFLLYLGASSSQIGFVLALTTLVNVAQIGVAFLIQKLPSRKWALVTFIGLHRLLWGSTGLVPFIFPQEHWVTAFIVLYTIAFIANTAGGVLWNSVISDLVPARVRGRYFGIRNTFLNALGSLVMYGGGIILDRYPGGHGFLILYIVVWIFSISNIVVFFFYPDVPFEKSEEKAFLPMLRKPLQDKLFMKSTLFLSAWLLLQNLTVPLYSYVMLQLLNINYEKLSLLNVAQTVFMMASFYVWGNLNARHSNKKLLLWTLPIIAVSSLIWGLLSVLPMLPVLFAAHIVFGVGVGGFNQLAFNFIIGDTPKRERPMYMAMYAALTGLAAFFGPLLGGRIYEWIKEWPQWMQIYGMQLVVGVLMILLALLLGRRILRDE
- a CDS encoding oxidoreductase; this translates as MTRIALVLGATGLVGSALTRDLLGGNWDEVRVLVRRPLALEHPKLRQIQVDWDRLEQYSEQFAGVYAVFCCLGTTIKQAGSQEQFERVDLEYPLAAATLAKEHNVKQFLAVSSMGASAKSRTFYSRIKGRTEEGLIAAGFHGLHLFRPSLLLGDRAEFRLGERAAAVLMKALDFAMVGKAAKFRAIPAATVARAMMNIALADTGGVHIYTNEVIHVIGKH
- a CDS encoding CsbD family protein, translating into MDNNVIKGKWLQIKGEAKKQWGKLTDDDLDIIDGEKDKLVGKLQERYGHSKDEAEAEYHKWESSHRS
- a CDS encoding RidA family protein, translated to MTKKQVATNKAPGAIGPYSQAIVAGNWVYTSGQLGMDPQTAELPGSVQEQARQSLNNVKAILEEAGASMDQVVKTTVYLKDMNDFAAVNEVYSTFFTEPYPARSAVEVARLPKDALVEIEAVARKK